GACATCCGGGGCCGGCTCGCACACATCGGTCGCGTCGATGAGGGCGACCCTGCGGCGCAGAGCCGAGGCGTCGGTCGCCCCGTCGATCGTGACCGTGCCGGCGTCGGGACGCATCCGCCCGGAGGCGATCAGGCCGAGGACGGCCGGCCGCTGCTCGGTCTCGGCCCGGGCGAGCGTGGCCTGGCCAGTCTGGAAGGTGAGGGAGGTGGGCGGGAGGGCCGCGTTGCGCGGGTCCTTGGCGACGCTGTCGAGCACGATCCTCATCGGATGCTCGCCCCCTCGGCCTGCACAGCCTCGAAGGCCAGCTCGGGGGTCCCGTCGATCAGCGTTCCGGCCTCCTGCCATCCCATCCCGGCCGCGGACAGCCCGGCCAGCATGACCAGCCGGTGCCCGTCGGCGTCGGAGAGCCCGGTGCGCGTGGCCTCGTCCAGCACGGAGACGGCGGCGTTCTCGATCAGCCGGGTGACGGTCTCGCGATCGAGGTCGGCGCGGATTGCGCCCGCGGCCATCCCGCGCTGCACCGTCGTGCGCAACCGCTCGCGCGCCGGGTCGAGCGCTGTGACCACCTCGGCCCGGTGCGGACCGCGGACGGCCAGCGCCGCGCTGACCCGGATGTGCTCGACCCCGGCCCAGAGCGTCGCGCCGTACAGGGCGATCTCGACGCGGGCATCCGGATGCGACACCGGGCCGAGCAGGGCGGCGAGGCGGGCGGCGCCCCGGGTGAACACCGCGGTCAGCAGCTCGTCGCGGGTGGCGAAGTGCCCGTAGATCGCGCGGCGGCTGAGCCCGGCGCGCGCGGCGATGGTCTCGAGGGAAGCGTCGATGTCCTCGGTGAACGCCGCCGCCGCGGCCACGAGGATCGCCTCCCGGTTCGCGGTGGCGTCGCGCCGGGGGGTGCGGGTGGGGTTCGGCATGGCGCTATCGTAATCATATTGCACAGTACTGTGCAAATTCTCCTCGAGCTGCCCTTTCCCGGCCTTGGGGAACATCGGTATAGCCATTAGCGGTAAGCGGTAGACAAATGTGTCTATTGGTGGAGCTCGCTGGTCAGTGATGTTCCCCAAGGTCGAGCACGTGCGCCCGGCGACATACTCGCCGTCCAAGAGGTCGACCGCCTCGGCCGCAACCTCCTCGAAGGCCTCGTCGTCCTCAACGACCTGTTCCAGCGAGGCGTCGCTGTCAAGGTCCTGGACGGCATCGCTGCCGGCGAGCACACCGAGCGCTCCCTCATCCTCGATATCGCCCTCGCACTGTCCGAAGACCGGCGCCGCGACATCGCCACCAAAGCCAAGAACGGGCTCGATGCGCCCGACGTGCCGGGCGCATCGGAGGACGTCCCACCGTCGTCGACGACGACAAACGCGCCGCCATCCACGCATGACGAGCACGAGGCGAGTCCATCCGCACCATCGCCCTGCCATCTCCATCGGCGTAGTCCACAAGACCCTCACCGAAACAACGTCGCCGAGCCCGGGCCAGAGCTAAGCGCTACGCGCCGGTCCATTGCGACTCAACCGGCGCGTCCAGATAGTTTCTGGACATGGCAACGCCCAAGGACTTCGATTCCCTAGCTGTGCTGCCCAGGGACGTTGTGAACGCGTTCGGCGGGGGTTGAGCCTGCGATGCCGGTGTGGGGTCTGTGGTGATTGTAGTGATGGAGCCAGGTTTCGTAGCTGGCTGCGCGGGCTGCGTCTGATTCGTAGGTCTGGGCGTAGGCCCATTCGCTGGCGAGGGTGTGGTTGAAGCGTTCGGCTTTTCCGTTGGTCTGCGGCCGGTAGGGACGGGTGCGGCGGTGTTTCACCTGGTCCTGAGTGCGTCGGCGAACATTTTGGAGCTGGTAGCAGGAGCCGTTATCGGTCATCACCGCGGTCACAGCGATGCCGTGACCGTTGAAGAACTTGCGGGCGCGAACCCAGAACGCAGCCGCGGTCTCCTTGCGTTCGTCTTCCAGGATCTCGGAGTAGGCCAGACGGGTGCAGTCATCGACCGTGTGATGCAGAAACGCGTAACCGTGCCCGCATTTGCCACTGTTGCGGCGACCGGCCTGTTTGCCCACCTTGCGCCATCCGCCGCCGGCAGGGATCTTCCCGAGCTTCTTGATGTCGACATGCACGAGCTGACCGGGAGCCTGCCTCTCGTAACGGGTCGGCTTCGGCTTACGCACCGGAAGATCGGTGGACTGGTCAAGATGGTGCAGCAATGGCATCCGGTATCGGGCCAGCACTCGCCCGACCGTCGAGCGTGGAATACCGAGGTGGTAGCCGATGCGGTGTATTTGGTGAACCGGAGCGATAAAATCCGCCGCTCACGTCGCCTGGAGAGCCGCGACGGCGAGGAATAGGGACGAGAAGGACGGTCGATCAACGGCATCTCGGACCGGTATCGACTCGCCCACCGGTACGCGGTTGCCGGTGAAACCTGGAAACGCTCGGCTGCCCGCCGAATCGCCCAACCGTCGTCGATGATGAGTGATGCAAGCCGACGACGCCCTTCCGGCGTCAAAGGCGCGTTATCGTGAGTCACGAAGACCTCCGTGGAGCGGATGTGAGGGTGGTGCCCACATCGTCCCGGAGGCCTTCGCCTACCTCACCCGTTCACAACGTTTCGGGGAAGAACAGCTAGAGTTTGGCTGCGAGGACTGACCCGCCTTTAAAAACGGCCGCTGGGCCATGACCGTGTGCGGGTCACCGCTCCTTGAAGTATTGAAATAGCTTATCTTCACGAATACTCAGGACCATCCAGCCGCTGCCGATGAATGCACCCACGGAGCTCGCCACCAATGTGCCTGCGAAGACCCCTAAAAGGGTCATATGCAGTCCGTCAGAAAGCGCCGCCACCGCAAGCGCGAGAGGCGTCACGATGGTGGCCGCAGCTACAAGCACGAACACGATCTCGAATACCGACATGACCCAGAGCTGGCGGCGGTGGAATCCGACATGGAGGAGCGACGCGTACTCCAACTTGCGCATCGCCCCGGCGAACGCTGCCCGTCCCGCTCCCCACCGCCGTTTTCCCCGCACCGGCGCTGCTCGCCTCCACCGGGCCCGGCGCAGGATGGCCTTCCGGCCGCCCGCGATAGGATCGGATGCGACGCCCGTGCGCCCCGGCGGCGGCGCGCCCGTCCACCGAGAGGATACGAACAGTGCCCGCGATCGTGATCATCGGCGCCCAGTGGGGCGACGAAGGCAAAGGGAAAGCCACCGACCTCCTCGGCAGCCGCATCGACTACGTGGTCAAGTTCAACGGCGGCAACAACGCCGGGCACACGGTCGTCGTCGGGGAGGAGAAGTACGCGCTGCACCTGCTGCCGTCGGGCATCCTGACCGAGGGCGTCACACCGGTCATCGCCAACGGCGTCGTCGTCGATCTCGACGTGCTCTTCCAGGAGCTGGACGGCCTCATCGCCCGCGGCGTGGACGTCTCCCGCCTCAAGGTCAGCTCCAACGCGCACGTCATCACGCACTATCACCGCACGATCGACAAGGTGACCGAACGCTTCCTCGGCAAGCGCCAGATCGGCACGACGGGCCGTGGCATCGGACCGACCTATGCAGACAAGATCAACCGCGTCGGCATCCGCATCCAGGACCTCTTCGACGAGAACATCCTGCGCCAGAAGGTCGAAGGGGCGCTCGACCAGAAGAACCACCTGCTCGTGAAGGTCTACAATCGCCGCGCCATCGGCGTGGACGAGATCGTGGACGATCTGCTGAGCTATGCCGAGCGTCTGCGCCCGATGGTGGTCGACTCCTCGCTGCTGCTGCACGAGGCCTTGGAGGACGGCAAGTATGTGCTGTTCGAGGGTGGCCAGGCCACCATGCTGGATGTCGACCACGGCACGTACCCGTTCGTCACCTCCTCCAACTCCACGTCCGGTGGCGCAGCGACCGGCTCGGGAATCGGCCCGAACCGCATCGACCGCGTGATCGGCATCGTCAAGGCGTACACCACGCGCGTCGGGGCGGGCCCGTTCCCGACCGAGCTGTTCGACGACTGGGGCGAGTTCGTCCGCGAGCGCGGCTTCGAGTTCGGCACCACCACCGGCCGGCCGCGCCGCACCGGCTGGTACGACGCCCCGATCGCCCGGTACACCGCGCGCATCAACGGCGTCACCGATTTCGTGCTGACCAAGCTGGACACCCTCACCGGCATCGAGCGCATCCCGGTCTGCGTCGCCTACGACGTGGACGGCGTGCGCCACGACGAGGTGCCCGCCTCCCAGAGCGACTTCCACCACGCGAAGCCGATCTACGAGGAGTTCCCCGGCTGGACCGAGGACATCGGCGGCGCCCGCACCTTCGAGGATCTCCCGAAGAACGCCCAGGACTATGTACACGCCCTGGAGCGCATGTCCGGCGCACGCATCTCGGCGATCGGCGTTGGCCCGGCTCGCGACGAGATCGTCGTGCGTCACGACCTCGTGGGCGAGGCCCCCTCGTCCGCCGCCGCTTCTCGCTGATCCCCGCCAGCCGATCCTCCTCGCCCCGTCGGCAACGGAGGGCATTCGCGCATCTCTCGCGCAGAACTCCTCCGTTCTCTGCGTTCCCTCCGGGTCTTCGGCACGATCTCCTCCTTTTCCGGCCCTGTCGGATCGCGGGCGTGCCTTCTCCGCGTCACGCGAGGCGGGCGGCGGGCGTCAGAACCATGTGCTCAGCCGCGGCGGCGCCGCCGTGCGGAACAGCCGGTCGAGTGTGGCGACATCCCCGCGGATGCGCCCGGCCACGCCCAGCGCCCGCGCGCTGTCGTGCCCGAGGTACACGCTCCCGAGCGCGGCGACCGGCAGGGTCGCCTCCGCGGCCTCGTCCGTCCGCTCCACCCGTCCAGCGCCGCCGGCGACCGTCAGCCGATAGCGCCCGGCGGCGATCCCGAGGTCGTCGCCCACCTCCAGCACGAGCGAGCCGTCGCGCTCGTAGCTGCGGGCTTCGAGGCTGGCCGGGACGTCCAGGATGCGTACCCGCAGGTGGTCTTCGACGCTGGTCAGCTGCGCGCCGCGGACATCGGAGACGAGCGCTTGCAGCGGTTCGTCCACACCGCGGGTCGACGCCTTCACAACGGCGACCAGGTCGAGCTCCAGCAGGAAGCGCCACAGGGCGGTGAGGGCGGCGTCGGTCGCCGCGGCGAGGTAGTGAACCTCGACGGCGTTGCGGACCACGTCGTCGGTCCCCGTCACGGTGAAGCCCACGAAGCCCTCCGGCTCGCCGGCAGGGGAGTCGTAGCGGACCAGGCGGTGCCTCTCCCGATCGGGGGCGCCGCTCAGCGGCCCGATGAGCTGGTCGGCGAGGAAGGGCGTCATCCCGATCTCCCCCGCCCGCGCGGCCATCGCGCGATCCAGGACCCGGCGGCCGGTCTCGCGGTACTCGTCGGGGGAGGTGAAGGCCAGGCGGCCGGGGGCGTCGCCACCGGCCCAGCGGACCCGCTTGGTGTCGACGGCCCAGGAGGCCGCGTACGTCGCCGGCCCGAAGCCCCAGCGGCCGTAGATGACCGACTCGGAGACGGTGAGGGCGGCCACCGGGACGCCCAGCCGGTGCGCGGTCCGCAGCTCGGCCCCGAGCAGGGCGGTCGCCATCCCGCGCCGCCGGTGCGTGGACGAGACGGTGACCGAACTGATCGCCCAGGCGTTGAGTGTGCCCCCGCCGGGGACCGTCAGCGGCGCGACCCACGAGCTGACGGTGCCAACCGGCCAGGCGTTCGGCAGGCGGTCGTCGTAGACCGCCGTCGTGCGCCGGTCGGCCAGTTAGCCCCGGGCCTCCGCGAGCGTCTCGTCGCTCGGCTGCCGGTCGTGGAACCCCCGGAAGCTCGACCGGATCCACTCCGTGAACGCGGCCTCGTCCGCCGTGTCCGTCAGCGCCAGCCGCAAGCCGTTCGCGGCGAGGGCGCGGGCCGAGTGCTCGTCGAGGGATGCTGTGCGGTACGTCTCTGCCATCCCTCCACCGTAACGACGTCCGGCGCTCCGCTCGGTGCGGGGTGTTCGGGGCTGTGCGTCACCGCGGTGGCACACCCCTCTGTCGTACCCCGGGACGACATCGCGCGGATGATCCCGGCGACCCGGGATGACGCCCGCGGAGGATGCGCCGGACCGCTCGCGGCGGAAGGCTGGGGCCATGATCGAGAACACCTCCCCGCCCGCGCCGCCGACTCTCCAAGCCTTCGGCCTCTCAAAGTCCTACGGGCCCGTCGCGGAGCCCGCGCTGGCCGGTGTCGACTTCCGTCTCGAGCCCGGCGAGTCCGTCGCGATCATGGGCGCCTCCGGGTCGGGCAAGACCACCCTGCTGCACTGTCTCGCTGGCATCGTGGCCCCCGACTCCGGCACGGTCGTCCTCGACACCGTGCGGGGCCCGCTGGAGATCACCGGCTCGGCGAATCCGAGCGCTCCCGCCTGCGCCGCGAGGCTTTCGGGTTCGTGTTCCAGCAGGGCCTCCTGCTGCCCGAGCTGACGGCGATCGAGAACGTCGCCCTGCCACTGCTGCTCTCCGGGGCCAGCCGCACCGCGGCGGAGCGCAACGCCGCGGCCTGGCTTGCCGCGCTCGGTCTCGGCGGCTTCGAGCAGCGCCGCATCGGCCAGCTCTCCGGCGGCCAGGCCCAGCGCGTCGCCATCGCCCGCGCCCAGGTGACGGGCGCTTCGATCGTCTTCGCCGACGAGCCGACCGGAGCCCTGGACTCGCGGACCTCTGGCGAGGTGATGGATGCGCTTCTCACCGCCACCACCGGCCGCGGCCGGTCCCTCGTCGTCGTCACACACGACGAGGGCGTCGCGGCACGCTGCTCCCGTCTCCTCCGCTTGGCCGACGGCCGCATCGTGGCCGACGCGCGCACCAGCACGGAGCGGACGCGATGACCACCCTCCGCCTCGCCTGGCTCTTCGCCCGTCGCGGCGCGACCGACCGCGCCACCATCGTCCTCCCCGTCGTCGCTTTCGCCGTCGCCACCGCCCTGCTCCTCATCGTCGCCGGCGGGGCCCAGACCTTCTTCTCCTGGAACGACCAACTCGCTTTCTTGTATCAGGTCCTGGCCGTGCTCACCCTCGCGCTGCTCGTCGTTCCCCTTGTCGCGCTCGGCGGCTCCGCCGCTCGTCTGTCGGCCCGCCGTCGGGACGAGCGCCTCGCCGGTCTGCGCTTGCTCGGCGCCTCGCCCGCGCTGGTCTCTTCGCTCACCGTCATCGAGTCGACCGCTCTCGCGCTGCTCGGCGCGCTCGCCGGTGTCGTGCTCTACCTGCTCGCTGTCCCGTTCGTCGGTCTCCTCTCGTTCCGCGGTTCGCCGCTCGGCTCGGCCGTGCTGCTCGCCCCCGGCTGGATCGTGGCCGCTGTGCTCGGCCTCGGCGTCCTCGCTGCGGCGAGCGCCGCGCTGGGACTGCGCCGGGTCATCCTCTCGCCCCTCGGGGTGCGGACCCGGCAGCGGCCGCAGCGCGCCCACTGGCTCCGTGTCGTCATCGGCTCGGGCGCGATCGCGGGCGCTTCTGTCCTCATGGGCATGATCGGGCTCGTGCAGAGCATGGTCGGCCTGCTCACCGTCTTCGCGGTCGGCTTCGGGGGCGCGCTCGCCGTGCTGAACCTGATCGGACCGTGGGCGCTACGGCTGGACGCTGCACACCAGGTGAGGCGGGCGGCGACCACGCGCAGGCTGATCGCGGCGCGTAGCGTCCTGGAGTCGCCGAAGGCCGCGTGGCGGCAGGTCTCCGGTGTGGCGATGACGAGTTTCACCGCCGTTTTCGCCGGGGTGGGTATGGCGCTGCTGGACTCCGTGGGCAAGCAGTTGGACCGGGACTCGCGCCTGCTCGTCGCCGACATCCGCACCGGTGTCGTCACCACCATCGTCGCCTCTTTCCTCATGGTCGCGTGCTCGGCGGGCGTGAACCAGGCGGCGGCGGTGCTCGACCGCCGCGATCTCTACGTGAGCCTCGACCGGCTGGGGATGCCGGTGGCCGAGATGGACGCGGCCCGCGGCCGGGCGGTGCTCTCCCCGTTGCGCTTCACGACGATCGGCTCGGCGGTCGCCGCCGCGGTCGTCGTCCTGCCGCTGACCGGGATCAGCCTCATCCTGTCGCCGCTCAGCCTGGCGGTCGTCGCCGGTTGTCTCGCACTCGGCATCCTGCTCGTCTGGGTCGCGCTGTTGGCGACGCGGCCGGTGCTGCGGAGGGTTCTCGCCTATCCAGAGCCGGCTCTGTGACCCTATAGTGTCGTCTCATGGCTGAGAATGACTCGACGGCGGAGGCTCTCGTGCGGCTGCGCGGCATCCGGCAGAGCATCGACAACATCGACGCGGCGGTCGTCCACATGCTCGCGGAACGGTTCAAGTTCACGCAGCAGGTCGGAGCGCTGAAAGCCGAGTACGGCCTGCCGCCCGCCGACCCGGAGCGCGAGCGCGAGCAGATCGACCGGTTGCGGATGCTCGCCGAAGAGAGCCACCTCGATCCCGGCTTCGCCGAGAAGTTCCTGAACTTCATCATCGCGGAGGTCATTCGCGAGCACGAGCGGATCGCCATCGGAAACGGCCCCTGACGTGGTGTGGAACCCGGCCGAGCTCCCGGACGCGCACAGCCGGACCGTCGTCATCACCGGCGGCAACGCCGGAGTCGGGTACTTCACCGGCGAGCAGCTCGCCCGGGCGGGCGCGCACGTCGTGCTGGCCTGCCGCGACCCCGAGCGCGCCGAGGCGGCTGTGGCGGCAATCCGCCGCCGCGTCCGCGGGGCGCGTGTCGAGGCCGCTCCGCTCGATGTGACGGACCGCGACTCGGTGGACGCGTTCGCCGTCGCGCTGCTGGAGCGGCAACGGGTGGATGCGCTCGTGCTGAACGCCGGCATGGTCCATCCGCCGTCGGAGCGGGCGACCGACCGGTATGGCAACGAACTCGTGCTGTCCACCAATGTGATCGGGCATTTCCGCCTCGTGGCGCGTGCTCTGCCCGCGCTCGCCCGGGCGGACGGCGGCCGGGTCGTCAGCCTCGGCTCCCTGGCCACCCGCTTTGGACGCCTGCGCCTGGACGATATCCAGCTCGCCGGCACGTACACCCCCTGGCGCGCCTACTCCCGCTCCAAGATCGCCGCCGAGGCGTTCGGCTTCGAACTCGACCGCCGTCTGCGGGCCGCTGGCAGCGACATCGCCAGTCTGGTCGTGCATCCGGGCTACTCCACGTCGGGGCGCACCCCCGGCGTTCACGGCGTCAACCAGCCCGGCCGGGGGAAGCGCTTCGCCGACAACCTCCAGGCAGCGTGGACCCAGGGCAAGGACAGCGGGGCGTGGACGCCCGTCCGTGCTGTGCTCGACTCCGCCCTCGCCGGTGGCGACTACCTCGGTCCTGTGGCCCGCACCAAGGGCGTCCCGGCCCACGCGCGGCCCACGCGCGAGTCGCGCTCGCCCCGGACCGGCGCCCGGCTCTGGGCGTTTCTCGAATCCGCCGCCGCCCAGCCGTTCTCTCTCCTCTGAACGGCTGTCGTTTCCCTCACTCGTGGACGATGACGATGGAGAGGAGGCGTTGGCCGGTCGGGATGAGCGCGTGCAGAGCGTCCCGGGCGGCGGCGTAGTCCGCGCCGTCCGCGGTGAGTTCGGTGACGGCGCTCGCCCGGATGACAGCGGTCGCGATCACCCGCCCGCCGCGGGGCATGGCGCTGTGGATCTGCAGCAGCTCGTAGCCTTCGGGCAGCTGCTCCTCGACCAGTGACCGCGCGCTCTCGGAGTCGTCCGCCTCCGCTGTGAGCTCGCTCGTCTCGCTGCTCTGAATCAGACCACGCACCTTCATACCTCCACCCAGCCATCGCTTCCTCAGTTCTTCCGCCCGACACGCCGACAGAGGGCGGAAGAACTGAGGAAGCGATGGCGGGGTCAGGCGGTGGCTACGCGGCCCACTTTTTCGGTTTTGTCCCAGCGGGATTCGGCGCCGGCCAGCTCTTTCAGGTAGCTATCGAAGGTGATGGCGCACAGGAGCGATCCGTACCCCGCGATGTAGATGAGGGCGGGCGCGAGCCAGCGGCCGGCGCGCAGGCGTTCGGAGCGGCGGGCGAGCCAGGCGACGAGCATCGAGAACGGTATCCAAATGTAGATGGCGAGCGTCAGAGTGAACAGGGCCGAGCCCCCGAGCCGGACGCCGAACAGCCCGGGAAGCCAGGTCAGCATCATCGTCGGGAAGAGGGCGGTGAGCATCACGAGCATATTGACGATGCCGGGGAAGAGCATGACGTGGCCGACCTCTCTGCGTGTCGTCACCGCGTCCGTCTGCGATCCGAGGATGAGCACGAACAGGTAGGCGAGCGCCGCCGAGATCCACAGGATGCGGAAGACCGTCGTCGCGAAGCCGCTGTGCAGGAACAACAGCCCGGCGAGCCCGATCGACGAGATCACCATGATGAGCGGGAGCAGCCACAGGCTGAACCACACGATCCCGAACGTCCAGGCGCCGAGGTGGTGCTTGCGGGAGGGCCGGAACCACACTTTCGAGTACCGCGCCGTCACCGACACATTGCCGCGCGCCCAGCGCAGCCGTTGCTTCCACAGCGCGTCGATCGTGCGCGGCTCCTCGGCGAGCACATGCGCGTGCGGCTCGAACACGACCCTCTTGCCCTGCAACTGCGTCTCGAACGTGGTGATGGTGTCCTCGGCCAGCGTGCTGGTGTCCACCTGGCCGCCGATGGCCATGAGGTTCTCGCGGGAGTGCAGCTGCGCGCCGCCGGCGAGGCAGGCCTGAGCGCCGAGCACGTTCTGGGCGCGGCGGGCGGCCGGCTGCGAGAGGACGTACTCGGTGCTCACGAACTTGGTCAGGTAGTTGCGGTCGGCGCTGCCCTCGTGGATGTACGCGGAGACGGCGCCCACGTCCGGGTCGGCCAGGTGCCGGGTCATCTTGCGCAGCGAGTCCGGCTGGTAGATGACGTCGGCGTCCATGATGAGGAGCGCCTCCATCCAGTCGTCGGCGAGGATGCGCTCGATGCCGTGGTTGAGGGTGTGAGCCTTGCCCTGGCCGCCCTTCTCGCGGCGGAACAGGAAGACGTTGCCCGGGTAGCGCATCGCCCGCTCGCGCACCACAGCGGAGGTGTCGTCTGTGCTCGCGTCGTCCACCACATAGATGCGCAGCGCCTCTTTCGGGTAGTCGAGCGTCACGAGGCGGTCGATGGAGGCGCCGATCACCGCCCCCTCGTTCCACGCCGGGACCACGATCGCCACTCGGGGAAGGTAGGGCGCCGCTTTGCGGTAGTGGTTGATCCAGGCGTGCAGGGGGATCACGAAGAACGTCGACGCTGCGGCCACGACCGGTATCAGGCCGGTGAGCGCGAAGATGAGGCAGACCACCGTGCCGATCCACTGCAGCGCGCCGAGCACGTCCACGTCGCTCCCTCCCTGTGTCGACGCCCACACTATCGCTTCAGCCCGGCGGCGGCAGGGTCCCTCCCGCGGCGAGGCGCATCAGTTCGGATGACAGATCGATTCCCAACTCGGAGCCGCCGGCGGAGCCGAACTCGTGCCGATAGGGGTCCCACGAGGTGTCCTTGATGCGGGTTTCGACCCCGGACTCCATCAGCACGACCAGCTCGCGCGCCGCGCGGTCGATGCGCTGGCCGAGGGCGCTGTCTTGCCAGTCCTCGGTCGAAGCGAAGACGGAGGTGGGGGCGGTCATGGTGCGCATGTAGGCGAACATCGAGCGCAGCTCCCCGTCCACCGCGAGCGCGTGCCGGGCGGTCCCGGCCGTCGCGCCGAGGAGGAGCGGCTTGGCGATCAGGAGATCGTTGTCGAGCACCTGGAAGAACGAGCTGAACAGCCCGCTCATCCCGGCCTTTTAGATCGGCGTCGCCGCCACGATGCCGTCCGCCGAGGCGAGCGCTTCGACGGCCTTCCCGAACGTTGGTCCGAGGTGACCGGAGGCGAGCGCGCCGGAGAGCTCCGGCAGCAGTTCGCGCAAGTCCAGGCGCAGCGTCTCGACCGTGCGGCCGTCGCGCTGCACGTTCGCCTCCACGCGCAGGGCCAGCCGCTCGGCCAGCAGCTTCGTGGCGGAGGGATCGCTCACGCCCGCGTTCACGGCCACGAGCCGGAACGGGCGCTGCGGGGCGTTCGTCACGGGGTCTTCACTCCTCTGCGCCGGGGGTCGCAGCGCCGGGCTCTCGCTCGGCGCTGTCTTGGTAGGGCGCGCCACCGGTCAGGTTGTCGCCGCGGTTCGCGTTCGGCCGCGGCTGGCGCGGTGTCTCCTCGCCGTACTTCGCGCGCACGAGCGAGGCGTGGGTCGGCGCGTCGGGGGTTTGCGGGTCTTTGCGGGCCGCGGTCTCCTTGCGGAGCACCGGGACGACCTCTCCGCCCAGCAGGTCGAGCTGTTCGAGCACGGTCTTCAGCGGGAGGCCGGCGTGGTCCACCAGGAACAGTTGGCGCTGGTAGTCGCCCGCCCACTCGCGGAAGGTCAGCGTCTTGTCGATGACTTCCTGCGGGCTGCCGACGCTCAGCGGGGTCGCCTCGGTGAAATCCTCCATCGTCGGGCCGTTGCCGTAGACCGGCGCTTCGTCGAAGTAGGGACGGAACGCGTTCTTCGCGTCCTGCGAGTTCTTGGCGATGTACGCTTGCCCGCCGAGGCCCACGATCGCCTGCTTGGCGGTGCCGTGGCCATAGTGCTCGAAGCGCTCGCGGTAGAAGGCGATCAGGCGCTGGTAGTGCTCCTTCGGCCAGAAGATGTTGTTCGCGAAGAAGCCGTTG
This genomic window from Leifsonia xyli subsp. cynodontis DSM 46306 contains:
- a CDS encoding SDR family NAD(P)-dependent oxidoreductase, producing MVWNPAELPDAHSRTVVITGGNAGVGYFTGEQLARAGAHVVLACRDPERAEAAVAAIRRRVRGARVEAAPLDVTDRDSVDAFAVALLERQRVDALVLNAGMVHPPSERATDRYGNELVLSTNVIGHFRLVARALPALARADGGRVVSLGSLATRFGRLRLDDIQLAGTYTPWRAYSRSKIAAEAFGFELDRRLRAAGSDIASLVVHPGYSTSGRTPGVHGVNQPGRGKRFADNLQAAWTQGKDSGAWTPVRAVLDSALAGGDYLGPVARTKGVPAHARPTRESRSPRTGARLWAFLESAAAQPFSLL
- a CDS encoding recombinase family protein, encoding MLAVQEVDRLGRNLLEGLVVLNDLFQRGVAVKVLDGIAAGEHTERSLILDIALALSEDRRRDIATKAKNGLDAPDVPGASEDVPPSSTTTNAPPSTHDEHEASPSAPSPCHLHRRSPQDPHRNNVAEPGPELSATRRSIATQPARPDSFWTWQRPRTSIP
- a CDS encoding adenylosuccinate synthase, giving the protein MPAIVIIGAQWGDEGKGKATDLLGSRIDYVVKFNGGNNAGHTVVVGEEKYALHLLPSGILTEGVTPVIANGVVVDLDVLFQELDGLIARGVDVSRLKVSSNAHVITHYHRTIDKVTERFLGKRQIGTTGRGIGPTYADKINRVGIRIQDLFDENILRQKVEGALDQKNHLLVKVYNRRAIGVDEIVDDLLSYAERLRPMVVDSSLLLHEALEDGKYVLFEGGQATMLDVDHGTYPFVTSSNSTSGGAATGSGIGPNRIDRVIGIVKAYTTRVGAGPFPTELFDDWGEFVRERGFEFGTTTGRPRRTGWYDAPIARYTARINGVTDFVLTKLDTLTGIERIPVCVAYDVDGVRHDEVPASQSDFHHAKPIYEEFPGWTEDIGGARTFEDLPKNAQDYVHALERMSGARISAIGVGPARDEIVVRHDLVGEAPSSAAASR
- a CDS encoding chorismate mutase, which codes for MAENDSTAEALVRLRGIRQSIDNIDAAVVHMLAERFKFTQQVGALKAEYGLPPADPEREREQIDRLRMLAEESHLDPGFAEKFLNFIIAEVIREHERIAIGNGP
- a CDS encoding GNAT family N-acetyltransferase, which translates into the protein MADRRTTAVYDDRLPNAWPVGTVSSWVAPLTVPGGGTLNAWAISSVTVSSTHRRRGMATALLGAELRTAHRLGVPVAALTVSESVIYGRWGFGPATYAASWAVDTKRVRWAGGDAPGRLAFTSPDEYRETGRRVLDRAMAARAGEIGMTPFLADQLIGPLSGAPDRERHRLVRYDSPAGEPEGFVGFTVTGTDDVVRNAVEVHYLAAATDAALTALWRFLLELDLVAVVKASTRGVDEPLQALVSDVRGAQLTSVEDHLRVRILDVPASLEARSYERDGSLVLEVGDDLGIAAGRYRLTVAGGAGRVERTDEAAEATLPVAALGSVYLGHDSARALGVAGRIRGDVATLDRLFRTAAPPRLSTWF
- a CDS encoding LLM class flavin-dependent oxidoreductase codes for the protein MQYGIFSVSDITRDPTSGETPSEAERIDAIVTIATHAEEVGLDVFAIGEHHNPPFFSSSPTTLLAHIAALTERLIVTTSTTLITTNDPVRLAEEYAMLQHLSKGRMDLMLGRGNTGPVYPWFGQDIRQSLPLALESYNLLHRLWNEDVVDWEGRFRTPLQGFTSTPRPLDGVPPFVWHGSIRTPEIAEQAAYYGNGFFANNIFWPKEHYQRLIAFYRERFEHYGHGTAKQAIVGLGGQAYIAKNSQDAKNAFRPYFDEAPVYGNGPTMEDFTEATPLSVGSPQEVIDKTLTFREWAGDYQRQLFLVDHAGLPLKTVLEQLDLLGGEVVPVLRKETAARKDPQTPDAPTHASLVRAKYGEETPRQPRPNANRGDNLTGGAPYQDSAEREPGAATPGAEE
- a CDS encoding glycosyltransferase family 2 protein encodes the protein MDVLGALQWIGTVVCLIFALTGLIPVVAAASTFFVIPLHAWINHYRKAAPYLPRVAIVVPAWNEGAVIGASIDRLVTLDYPKEALRIYVVDDASTDDTSAVVRERAMRYPGNVFLFRREKGGQGKAHTLNHGIERILADDWMEALLIMDADVIYQPDSLRKMTRHLADPDVGAVSAYIHEGSADRNYLTKFVSTEYVLSQPAARRAQNVLGAQACLAGGAQLHSRENLMAIGGQVDTSTLAEDTITTFETQLQGKRVVFEPHAHVLAEEPRTIDALWKQRLRWARGNVSVTARYSKVWFRPSRKHHLGAWTFGIVWFSLWLLPLIMVISSIGLAGLLFLHSGFATTVFRILWISAALAYLFVLILGSQTDAVTTRREVGHVMLFPGIVNMLVMLTALFPTMMLTWLPGLFGVRLGGSALFTLTLAIYIWIPFSMLVAWLARRSERLRAGRWLAPALIYIAGYGSLLCAITFDSYLKELAGAESRWDKTEKVGRVATA
- a CDS encoding TetR/AcrR family transcriptional regulator → MAIPMFPKAGKGQLEENLHSTVQYDYDSAMPNPTRTPRRDATANREAILVAAAAAFTEDIDASLETIAARAGLSRRAIYGHFATRDELLTAVFTRGAARLAALLGPVSHPDARVEIALYGATLWAGVEHIRVSAALAVRGPHRAEVVTALDPARERLRTTVQRGMAAGAIRADLDRETVTRLIENAAVSVLDEATRTGLSDADGHRLVMLAGLSAAGMGWQEAGTLIDGTPELAFEAVQAEGASIR